The following proteins come from a genomic window of Ictalurus furcatus strain D&B chromosome 12, Billie_1.0, whole genome shotgun sequence:
- the LOC128615595 gene encoding zinc finger protein 239-like, with translation MKSESRRRSLGKSPQTPAATGSKMYHCSQCGKSFTYQSNLHRHQRIHTGERPYDCCQCGKSFTRQSILQQHQRIHTGEKPYYCSQCGKSFTRQSYLQRHERIHTGERPYDCSQCGKSFTRQSNLQIHERIHTGERPYDCCQCGKSFTCQRNLQIHERIHTGEKPYHCGQCEMSFTQLCTLQRHERFHTGEKPYYCSHCWKSFTRQSTLQRHQRIHTGEKPYDCSQCGKTFTRQSHLQQHERIHTGERPYHCGQCEKSFTCPSHLKRHQRIHTGEKPYHCSQCGKSYRDQRAFHSHQQSHTGQKPYLCGQCGWSYTHSSSLRTHKCSNIKPSALDT, from the coding sequence atgtatcactgctcacagtgtgggaagagttttacttacCAGAGTAATCTCCACCgtcaccagcgcattcacacaggagagaggccATATGATTGCTgccagtgtgggaagagttttacacgTCAGAGTATTCTCCAACagcaccagcgcattcacacaggagagaagccgtattactgttcacagtgtgggaagagttttactcgtcAGAGTTATCTCCAACGACATGAGCGCatccacacaggagagaggCCATATGACTGCtcccagtgtgggaagagttttactcgtcagagtaatctccaaatacacgagcgcattcacacaggagagaggccATATGACTGCTgccagtgtgggaagagttttacttgccaGCGTAATCTCCAAATacacgagcgcattcacacaggagagaagccgtatcactgtggacagtgtgagatgagtttTACCCAACTATGTACTCTCCAGCGACACGAGCGctttcacacaggagagaagccatattaCTGCTCACATTGTTGGAAGAGTTTTACACGTCAGAGTACTCTCCAACgtcaccagcgcattcacacgggagagaagccgtatgactgctcacagtgtgggaagactTTTACTCGTCAGAGTCATCTCCAACagcatgagcgcattcacactggagagaggccgtatcactgtggacagtgtgagaagagttttacttgcccGAGTCATCTCAAaagacaccagcgcattcacacaggagagaagccatatcactgcTCGCAGTGTGGGAAAAGTTATCGTGATCAGAGGGCCTTCCACAGCCACCAGCAGAGTCATACAGGACAGAAGCCGTACCTCTGTGGACAATGTGGATGGAGCTATACTCATTCAAGTTCATTAAGGACACACAAGTGCTCTAACATAAAGCCATCAGCTCTTGATACGTGA